CCGGGTCAGGGCGTCCCCGCGGTCCGCTCATCGCCGCCGACGCTTGAAGAAGCGGAGCGGCAGCTGATCGACGACGCGCTTGCCCGTCACGGAACGAGCGGGGCCGGGAAGCGCCGCGCCGCCCGCGCGCTCGGCATCAGCCTGTCCACGTTGTATCGGAAATTGCGCAGACCGATGATCCGCTCGCGGCGACGCTAGACGCCGTCGCGGCCCCCCCGTGAATCGCCCGGAGTCGGAAGGGGAATCGGCCTCCCCGGTGTTGTAGTCATACTGCGAATTTCTTCGCACATTGGTAACGGCTGGGCGGGCTACTGCTGCATGCAAGGAGCGTGACGCGGCCGCGATGGCCAAACTTCAGCCAAAAGTTTCCGCCGCCGCCGAACTCGCCACGCTTCGCTGCAGCCGCTGCGGACGGACGTACGGCGCGTCGCGGGACGTGTGGCGATGCGGGTGCGGCGGCCCGCTCGACCTCGCGGAGACGCGGACGGTGCGGCCCGGGGCGTTCGGTAGCCGCGCACCGGGCGTGTGGCGTTATCGCGAATCGCTCCCGGCCATCCCCGACGATGCCGTCATCACCCTCGGCGAGGGCGGCACGCCGCTCATCGAGGCCCGCCGCGGAACGGGGCTCAAGTACAAGCTCGAGTTCCTGTCTCCTACCGGATCTTTCAAAGACCGCGGGTCGACCGTGCTGGTCAGCTGCCTGGCGGCGCTCGGCGTGCCGCGCGCCGTGGAGGATTCGTCCGGCAACGCCGGCGCCTCGATGGCGGCCTACTTCTCCGCGGCGGGCATCACGTGCGATCTGTACATCCCGGCCAACACCTCGGGGGCGAAGACGCGCCAGATTCGCAGCCACGGGGCCCGGCTCGTCTTGATCGAAGGCACGCGCGCCGATGTGTCGCGCGCGGCCGAGGCGGCGGTCGACGGCGCGTACTATGCGAGCCATCTCTGGTCGCCGTATTTCCTCGCGGGCACGCAGACGTTCGCGTTTGAGATCTGGGAGCAACTCGGCGCCCGCCGTCCGGACAACGTCGTCGTGCCGGTCGGCGCGGGGACCCTGCTGCTCGGGGCGGCGCTCGGCTTTCGCGCGCTGCGCGCGGCCGGCCTCGTCGATCGTCTGCCGCGGCTTTTCGGCGTCCAGGGCGCCAACTGCGCCCCGCTCCATTACGCGTTCCGTGCCGGGGCGGAGAGCACCGAGGGTGTCGAGTTTCCGCTCCGCGACAGCATGGCCGAGGGGATTCGCATCCAGCATCCGCCCCGCGACCGCCAGATCCTCGCCGCCGTGCGGGAGAGCGGAGGCGACATCGTCACGGTGAGCGAGGCGGAGATCTACGCGGGCTGGTTCGGACTCGCGGGGCGGGGTCTGTTCGTGGAACCGACCGCGGCGGTGTCGGCCGCGGCGGTGGAGCGCCTGCTCGCGGACGGTGCGATCGCCGCCGGCGAGTCGACGGTGGTGGCGTTGACCGGCACGGGGCTCAAAGGCGTGGCCACGCCGCCCGGCGGAAGCGACGGAGAGGACGGCGGCGCCGCGGGGGCGCGCGAAGGCGGCGATGAGCGCTAAGAATCGCCCCGCGATGCCGTACGGATGGGGCCGCGTCCCCTACACGGCCGCGGACCGGGCGCCGTGGATGAATCTGCCGTTTCCGGTCGACGAGTACCGCGGGCGGCTCGGCCGGCTCGCCGAGCGCATGGTCCGGCAGGACCTCGACTGCCTCGTCGTGCTCGGCAACCGCGCCGACGGGACCAACGTCCGCTACCTCACGAACTTCGAGGATTTCTACGGCGGCGACAGCATGCTGGTCGTCCCGCGCGACGGCGCGCCGGGATTCACGACCAACGCCGTGATGCACGGCGAACCGATGCACTCCGGGATTCAGGACTGCTGGATCGAGGACGTGCGCTGCGCCGCGGCGCCGCGGACGGTGACCGGCGCGGCGAGCCCCGCGACGGTCTTCGATCACGTCGAGGACTTCATCACCGAACGCGGGTGCGCGGACGGCACGATCGGCGTCGCCGGCGAGTCCGCCGAGCGGCTGACGCGATTTCTCGCGGAGACGTTCCCGAAGGCGCGCGTCGTCGACGCGGGCCCCGTGCTGAAGGAGATGCGCGCCATCAAGAGCGGGCCGGAGATCGAAGTGATCCGCCGCGCCTGCGCGCTCGCCGACGCCGCGCTTGCCGCGGCGATGGAGGCCGTGCGGGACGGGGTGCGCGAGTTCGAACTGGCCGGCGAGGCGAACCGCGCGATGTTCAGCGGCGGGGCCGAGCACCCGGCGTTTGCGATCTCGGTCTGCGCGGGGGCGCGGTCGGGCTTCAAGCACATGGCGCCCACCGGCTACCGGGTGCGCGAGGGCGACATCGTCTACATCGACGTCGGTGCGCGCTACATGGGTTACCACAGCGACGCATCGCGCCAGCGCGTGTGCGGCGAACCCACGGCCGAGCAGCGCCGGTTCATGGAGACCCAGATCGCGATCGTCGAGGAGGTCATGGGCGCCGCGCGGCCCGGCGCGGTCATCGGCGATCTCGCCGAGATCGCCGTCGCCCGGGCGGACGCGGCGGGCTACGGCGACTACCTCTACTTCCGCGGCCACGGTGTCGGCGCCGCGGTTCAGGACCTGCCCGCGTTCGCGCCCGGCAATCCCGCGCGCCTCGAGCAGCACATGGTCTTCGCGTTCGAGCCGATGCTGGTGCGCGCGGGGTTCGGCACGGCGTGCTGGGAGGACGTCTGGACCGTCACGGCGTCCGGCGTCGAACGTCTGAACCGGTGTCCGATCCGGTGGTGGTAGGCCCCATCGCCGCGGACGACCTCGTGGCGCTGCTGCGGGCGCTGCTCGGCGCCTGCGGGCTCGCGGACGACGAGGCCACGCTTGTCGCCGCGCACGTCGTGGACGCGGAGGA
The genomic region above belongs to bacterium and contains:
- a CDS encoding threonine synthase, translating into MAKLQPKVSAAAELATLRCSRCGRTYGASRDVWRCGCGGPLDLAETRTVRPGAFGSRAPGVWRYRESLPAIPDDAVITLGEGGTPLIEARRGTGLKYKLEFLSPTGSFKDRGSTVLVSCLAALGVPRAVEDSSGNAGASMAAYFSAAGITCDLYIPANTSGAKTRQIRSHGARLVLIEGTRADVSRAAEAAVDGAYYASHLWSPYFLAGTQTFAFEIWEQLGARRPDNVVVPVGAGTLLLGAALGFRALRAAGLVDRLPRLFGVQGANCAPLHYAFRAGAESTEGVEFPLRDSMAEGIRIQHPPRDRQILAAVRESGGDIVTVSEAEIYAGWFGLAGRGLFVEPTAAVSAAAVERLLADGAIAAGESTVVALTGTGLKGVATPPGGSDGEDGGAAGAREGGDER
- a CDS encoding Xaa-Pro peptidase family protein, with protein sequence MSAKNRPAMPYGWGRVPYTAADRAPWMNLPFPVDEYRGRLGRLAERMVRQDLDCLVVLGNRADGTNVRYLTNFEDFYGGDSMLVVPRDGAPGFTTNAVMHGEPMHSGIQDCWIEDVRCAAAPRTVTGAASPATVFDHVEDFITERGCADGTIGVAGESAERLTRFLAETFPKARVVDAGPVLKEMRAIKSGPEIEVIRRACALADAALAAAMEAVRDGVREFELAGEANRAMFSGGAEHPAFAISVCAGARSGFKHMAPTGYRVREGDIVYIDVGARYMGYHSDASRQRVCGEPTAEQRRFMETQIAIVEEVMGAARPGAVIGDLAEIAVARADAAGYGDYLYFRGHGVGAAVQDLPAFAPGNPARLEQHMVFAFEPMLVRAGFGTACWEDVWTVTASGVERLNRCPIRWW